One Mycolicibacterium pulveris genomic region harbors:
- a CDS encoding oxygenase MpaB family protein codes for MTELVEKTEHLDDALPLGPQSLVWRYFGDNRMFLIGPRPAVLQNMLAELGQGVLDHSVFFDDTAARVKRSLPPIFNTVYGTDDDHPGAQVRDFHTEIKGEMPSEFGAGQRYHALDPETYFWAHATFVEQVLYFADTFVKRLTREEKEQIYLESKTWYRRYGVSDRPMPATYAEFERYWDRMLDEIVVAHPTAKYGVGYVTKGFPCPKGVHPVAWRLIAPIFNPLAAFLTTGGLPPRARDLLGLPWSDRQERRYQRFAAFWRTRPVNWLWDRLPMRLRYNGYACKGYVTARG; via the coding sequence ATGACCGAACTGGTGGAGAAGACCGAGCACCTCGACGACGCGCTGCCGCTGGGCCCGCAGTCGCTGGTCTGGCGCTATTTCGGCGACAACAGGATGTTCCTGATCGGGCCGCGGCCCGCGGTGCTGCAGAACATGCTCGCCGAGCTCGGCCAGGGCGTGCTCGACCACTCGGTGTTCTTCGACGACACCGCCGCGCGGGTCAAGCGCTCGCTGCCGCCGATCTTCAACACCGTCTACGGCACCGACGACGACCACCCGGGCGCCCAGGTCCGCGACTTCCACACCGAGATCAAGGGCGAGATGCCCAGTGAGTTCGGGGCAGGGCAGCGCTACCACGCGCTGGATCCCGAAACCTACTTCTGGGCGCATGCCACCTTCGTCGAACAGGTGCTGTACTTCGCCGACACCTTCGTCAAGCGGCTGACCCGCGAGGAGAAGGAGCAGATCTACCTCGAGTCGAAGACGTGGTACCGCCGCTACGGCGTCAGCGACCGGCCGATGCCGGCCACCTACGCCGAGTTCGAGCGTTACTGGGACCGGATGCTCGACGAGATCGTCGTCGCCCACCCCACCGCGAAATACGGCGTCGGCTATGTGACCAAGGGCTTTCCGTGCCCCAAGGGCGTGCATCCGGTCGCGTGGCGGCTGATCGCGCCGATCTTCAACCCGCTGGCGGCCTTCCTGACCACCGGCGGCCTGCCGCCGCGCGCCCGGGACCTGCTCGGCCTGCCGTGGAGTGACCGCCAGGAACGCCGGTACCAGCGCTTCGCCGCGTTCTGGCGCACGCGCCCGGTGAACTGGCTGTGGGACCGGCTGCCAATGCGGTTGCGGTACAACGGCTATGCGTGCAAGGGCTATGTCACAGCCAGAGGCTGA
- a CDS encoding TetR/AcrR family transcriptional regulator: MSQPEADATTRAILDAAVVEFEQHGFRRVALEDVARRAGVSRTTIYRRFVNKDELIAAVIDDENVTLFADIATELKQAGPQSNYYVEAFTHSILKFRSHRVLHRMVTDEPALVLQLANQHWDAAIERMAGALRTIFPPGFDERIGADAVDELADTILRYAAMVLLLPSATPLDTADDIRAFATRHFLPSLPAALRTVSA, from the coding sequence ATGTCACAGCCAGAGGCTGACGCCACCACTCGCGCGATCCTCGACGCCGCCGTCGTCGAGTTCGAACAGCACGGGTTCCGCCGGGTGGCATTGGAAGACGTCGCCCGCCGCGCCGGCGTCAGCCGCACCACGATCTACCGGCGCTTCGTCAACAAGGACGAGCTGATCGCCGCCGTCATCGACGACGAGAACGTGACGCTGTTCGCCGACATCGCCACCGAACTGAAACAGGCCGGGCCGCAGTCGAACTACTACGTCGAGGCGTTCACCCACTCGATCCTGAAGTTCCGCAGCCACCGGGTGCTGCACCGGATGGTCACCGACGAGCCGGCGCTGGTGCTGCAGTTGGCCAACCAACACTGGGACGCGGCGATCGAGCGGATGGCCGGCGCGCTGCGGACCATCTTCCCGCCCGGCTTCGACGAACGGATCGGCGCGGATGCGGTCGACGAGTTGGCCGACACGATCCTGCGCTACGCCGCGATGGTGTTGCTGCTGCCCAGCGCCACCCCGCTGGACACCGCCGACGACATCCGGGCCTTCGCCACCCGCCACTTCCTGCCCAGCCTGCCCGCCGCGCTGCGCACCGTGTCCGCCTAG
- a CDS encoding lysophospholipid acyltransferase family protein produces the protein MAGEPKAKVIPLHKNSSRAAAQRRSAARAEGARRRHPSVLSDPPGGASAEQIAAVIHEIDEHRGVVAGAAAASEATPTELAKHIAVVAEFIRKRMTGDYPVDEFGFDSHLNNAIFLPLLRVFFKSWFRVEVSGIENLPISGAALVVANHAGVLPFDGLMTSVAVHDHHPTHRDLRLLAADLVFDLPVLGHAARKAGHTMACTADAHRLLAAGELTAVFPEGYKGLGKHFKDRYKLQRFGRGGFVSAALRAKAPIVPCSIVGSEEIYPMIADVKLLARLLGLPYFPITPFFPLAGPAGMVPLPSKWHIQFGEPIETAGYDESAAEDPMVTFELTDHVRETIQQTLYQLLANRRNTFFG, from the coding sequence GTGGCGGGCGAGCCGAAGGCGAAAGTCATTCCGCTGCATAAGAATTCGAGTCGTGCAGCGGCTCAGCGGCGGTCTGCCGCACGTGCCGAAGGCGCTCGCCGTCGACATCCCTCGGTGCTCTCCGATCCGCCCGGCGGTGCGTCAGCCGAACAGATCGCGGCCGTCATCCACGAGATCGACGAGCACCGCGGTGTGGTCGCGGGCGCCGCGGCCGCAAGCGAGGCGACGCCCACCGAACTCGCCAAGCACATCGCGGTGGTGGCCGAGTTCATCCGCAAGCGGATGACCGGTGACTACCCGGTCGACGAGTTCGGCTTCGACTCGCACCTCAACAACGCAATCTTTTTGCCTTTGCTGAGGGTGTTTTTCAAGTCCTGGTTCCGGGTTGAAGTCAGCGGGATCGAAAACCTGCCGATCTCCGGCGCGGCGCTGGTGGTGGCCAACCATGCGGGCGTGTTGCCGTTCGACGGGTTGATGACGTCGGTGGCGGTACACGACCACCATCCGACGCACCGCGATCTGCGTCTGCTGGCCGCCGACCTGGTCTTCGACCTGCCGGTGCTCGGCCACGCCGCGCGCAAGGCGGGCCACACGATGGCCTGCACCGCCGACGCGCACCGACTGCTGGCCGCCGGCGAGCTGACGGCCGTCTTTCCGGAGGGCTACAAGGGTCTGGGCAAGCACTTCAAGGACCGCTACAAGCTGCAGCGGTTCGGCCGGGGCGGGTTCGTGTCGGCCGCGCTGCGCGCCAAGGCGCCCATCGTGCCGTGCTCGATCGTCGGCTCCGAGGAGATCTATCCGATGATCGCCGACGTCAAGCTGCTGGCCCGACTGCTCGGGCTGCCGTATTTCCCGATCACGCCGTTCTTCCCGCTGGCCGGGCCCGCGGGGATGGTGCCGTTGCCGTCGAAGTGGCACATCCAGTTCGGCGAGCCGATCGAGACCGCAGGCTACGACGAGTCGGCCGCCGAGGACCCGATGGTCACCTTCGAGCTGACCGACCACGTGCGCGAGACCATCCAGCAGACCCTGTATCAGCTGCTGGCCAATCGGCGCAACACGTTCTTCGGCTGA
- a CDS encoding glutaredoxin family protein, whose product MDRRVQLLTREGCAVCAGAATQLRRLADELGFALTITDVDAAAAGGDSALRAEFGDRLPVVLLDGSEHSYWEVDEPRLRADLAP is encoded by the coding sequence ATGGACCGGCGGGTGCAGTTGCTGACACGGGAGGGGTGTGCGGTCTGCGCGGGCGCGGCCACCCAGCTCAGGAGGCTGGCCGACGAGCTCGGGTTCGCGCTGACGATCACCGACGTCGACGCCGCCGCGGCCGGCGGGGACTCGGCGCTGCGCGCGGAGTTCGGCGACCGGCTTCCCGTGGTGCTGCTCGACGGCAGCGAGCACAGCTACTGGGAGGTCGACGAGCCACGGTTGCGGGCGGACCTGGCGCCGTGA
- a CDS encoding HAD family hydrolase: MSDSGRIETEQLAGPSTPEAQQVAGEASAEAAVTELATEEVTTGPPPPLDLTAAAFFDVDNTLVHGSSMVHFARGLAARDYFTYRDIAKFIYAQAKFQLIGRENSDDVAEGKRKALAFIEGRSVDELVALGEEIYDEIIADKIWPGTRALAQMHLDAGQQVWLVTATPYELAAIIARRLGLTGALGTVAESVDGVFTGRLVGDILHGTGKAHAVRSLAIREGLNLKRCTAYSDSFNDVPMLSLVGTAVAINPDADLRELARERGWEIRDFRTARKAARIGVPSALALGAVGGALAAIASRRQDGK, from the coding sequence GTGTCCGATTCCGGTCGCATCGAGACGGAACAGCTGGCGGGGCCGTCCACGCCCGAAGCCCAACAGGTCGCCGGTGAAGCCAGCGCCGAGGCGGCTGTCACGGAGTTGGCCACCGAGGAGGTCACCACTGGGCCGCCACCGCCGCTGGATTTGACCGCCGCGGCGTTCTTCGACGTCGACAACACCCTGGTGCACGGGTCGTCGATGGTGCACTTCGCCCGCGGGCTGGCCGCGCGCGACTACTTCACCTACCGCGACATCGCCAAGTTCATCTACGCGCAGGCCAAGTTTCAGCTCATCGGCCGCGAGAACAGCGACGACGTCGCCGAGGGCAAACGCAAGGCGCTGGCGTTCATCGAGGGACGATCGGTCGACGAGCTGGTGGCGCTGGGCGAGGAGATCTACGACGAGATCATCGCCGACAAGATCTGGCCGGGCACCCGCGCGCTGGCGCAGATGCATCTGGACGCGGGCCAGCAGGTCTGGCTGGTCACCGCGACGCCGTACGAGCTGGCGGCCATCATCGCCCGGCGGCTGGGGCTGACCGGGGCGCTGGGCACCGTCGCCGAGTCGGTGGACGGCGTGTTCACCGGCAGGCTGGTGGGCGACATCCTGCACGGCACCGGCAAGGCGCACGCGGTGCGGTCGCTGGCCATCCGCGAGGGGCTCAACCTCAAGCGCTGCACCGCGTACTCGGACAGCTTCAACGACGTGCCGATGCTGTCGTTGGTCGGCACGGCGGTGGCCATCAACCCCGACGCCGATCTGCGTGAGCTTGCCCGTGAGCGCGGTTGGGAGATCCGTGATTTCCGCACCGCCCGCAAGGCCGCGCGCATCGGGGTGCCGTCGGCGCTGGCCCTGGGCGCGGTCGGCGGGGCGCTGGCGGCCATCGCGTCGCGCCGCCAGGACGGCAAGTGA
- a CDS encoding DUF3093 family protein gives MTRSSETPTQVLFYEQGASWWWVLAGPAAGVSMGLIQASAGYGFQWLVPGIFLVLVSGFLAIQVKAARIHTSVELTPETLRQGTERISIDEIVRVYPEATGPETPKWQSFRALGELTGVPRGRTGIGLKLTNDRGAQAWARKHQRLRMALTQLVEERIPPDRAP, from the coding sequence GTGACCCGGAGCAGCGAAACACCGACGCAGGTGTTGTTCTACGAGCAAGGCGCGAGTTGGTGGTGGGTGCTGGCCGGTCCCGCCGCCGGAGTTTCGATGGGCCTGATCCAGGCGTCGGCCGGATACGGGTTCCAGTGGCTGGTGCCAGGCATCTTCTTGGTGCTGGTGTCGGGATTTCTGGCCATCCAGGTCAAGGCGGCGCGCATCCACACCTCCGTCGAGTTGACCCCGGAGACGCTGCGCCAGGGCACCGAACGGATCAGCATCGACGAGATCGTGCGCGTCTATCCGGAGGCCACGGGCCCCGAAACCCCGAAATGGCAGTCGTTTCGGGCGCTCGGCGAACTGACCGGCGTGCCGCGCGGCCGCACGGGGATCGGTCTGAAGTTGACCAACGACCGCGGCGCGCAGGCGTGGGCGCGTAAGCACCAGCGGCTGCGCATGGCGCTGACCCAGCTGGTCGAGGAGCGCATACCGCCGGACCGCGCGCCGTGA
- a CDS encoding FAS1-like dehydratase domain-containing protein, with protein MGIAEKIVGTHYRYPDYFEVDREKIREFARAVKDEHPAHYWEDAAKECGHDSLIASLTFLAVAGRRVQLEIFNQFDVPINMERVLHRDQKLTFHRPILAGDRLYFDSYLDSVTESHGAVVTEIRGEVTDAEGRPVITSVVTVMGEAASDTEADEVTEQIAAARDEALKKMLAKQTAKGS; from the coding sequence ATGGGCATTGCCGAAAAGATCGTCGGAACCCACTACCGCTACCCGGATTACTTCGAGGTGGACCGGGAAAAGATCCGTGAATTCGCCAGGGCGGTCAAAGACGAGCATCCGGCGCACTACTGGGAGGACGCCGCCAAGGAGTGCGGCCACGACTCGCTGATCGCGTCGCTGACGTTCCTGGCGGTCGCGGGCCGTCGGGTGCAGTTGGAGATCTTCAACCAGTTCGACGTGCCGATCAACATGGAGCGGGTGCTACACCGCGACCAGAAGCTGACCTTCCACCGGCCCATCCTGGCCGGGGACCGCCTGTACTTCGATTCGTATCTGGATTCGGTGACCGAGTCGCACGGCGCGGTGGTCACCGAGATCCGCGGTGAGGTGACCGACGCCGAGGGCAGGCCGGTGATCACCAGTGTCGTGACCGTGATGGGCGAGGCCGCCTCCGACACCGAAGCCGACGAGGTCACCGAGCAGATCGCGGCGGCCCGCGATGAGGCGCTCAAGAAGATGCTTGCCAAGCAAACCGCTAAGGGCAGTTAA
- the hemC gene encoding hydroxymethylbilane synthase — protein MTKRRPKLRIGTRGSLLATTQAGTVLDALTARGYDAELVIISTEGDRNLGPIADIGVGVFTAALREAIHDGRVDMAVHSCKDLPTAADPRFMIAATPPREDPRDALVARDGMVLGELPAGSRIGTSSPRRIAQLRALGLGLEIRPLRGNLDTRLNRVSNGDLDGIVVARAGLSRIGRLADVTETLEPVQMLPAPAQGALAVECRADDTELAAQLAELNDADTRAAITAERALLAELEAGCSAPVGAVAEVVESIDEDGHVFEELSLRGCVAALDGSDVIRASGIGTPDRARELGLSVARELFELGAREIMADRTEL, from the coding sequence TTGACCAAACGTCGCCCAAAACTTCGGATCGGCACCCGCGGCAGCCTGCTGGCCACCACCCAGGCGGGAACCGTTCTGGACGCCCTGACCGCCCGCGGGTACGACGCCGAGCTGGTCATCATCTCCACCGAGGGTGACCGCAACCTTGGCCCGATCGCCGACATCGGGGTGGGGGTCTTCACCGCGGCCCTGCGCGAGGCCATCCACGACGGCCGCGTCGACATGGCCGTGCACTCCTGTAAAGATTTGCCGACCGCCGCCGACCCGCGGTTCATGATCGCCGCAACGCCGCCGCGCGAGGACCCTCGCGACGCCCTGGTGGCCCGCGACGGGATGGTGCTCGGAGAGTTGCCGGCGGGCTCGCGGATCGGCACATCGAGCCCGCGGCGGATCGCACAGCTTAGAGCATTGGGTCTCGGTTTGGAAATCCGCCCCCTAAGAGGCAACCTAGATACCAGGTTGAACAGGGTTAGCAACGGTGATCTCGACGGCATCGTGGTCGCACGTGCGGGATTGTCCCGCATCGGACGGCTGGCCGATGTCACCGAGACTCTCGAGCCGGTGCAGATGTTGCCAGCGCCGGCTCAAGGTGCGCTCGCGGTGGAGTGCCGCGCAGACGACACCGAGCTTGCCGCGCAGCTGGCGGAGTTGAACGACGCCGACACCCGCGCAGCGATCACCGCTGAACGAGCCCTGCTCGCCGAACTGGAGGCGGGTTGTTCCGCACCGGTGGGCGCGGTCGCCGAGGTGGTCGAGTCCATCGATGAGGACGGCCATGTCTTCGAAGAGCTGTCGCTGCGCGGCTGCGTGGCGGCGCTGGACGGATCCGACGTGATCCGCGCGTCCGGGATCGGCACTCCCGATCGGGCACGAGAGTTGGGGCTCTCGGTGGCCAGGGAGCTGTTCGAGCTGGGGGCGCGCGAAATCATGGCGGATCGCACTGAGCTGTAG
- the hemB gene encoding porphobilinogen synthase, translating into MRRLVAETSLEPRHLVLPMFVADGIDEPRPIASMPGVVQHTRDSLRRAAASAVAAGVGGLMLFGVPREEDKDPGGSIGVARDGILNAALRDLAKDLGDDTVLMADTCLDEFTDHGHCGVLDATGRVDNDATNAKYVELAVAQADSGAHVVAPSGMMDGQVAAIRDGLDAAGHTDTVILAYAAKFASGFYGPFREAVASSLSGDRRTYQQQPGNAREARHEVQLDIDEGADIIMIKPAMGYLDVVRAAADVSPVPVAAYQVSGEYAMISAAAANGWIDLQTVALETLTGIRRAGADIVLTYWAAEVADWLA; encoded by the coding sequence ATGCGCCGACTGGTTGCTGAGACCTCGTTGGAGCCAAGGCATCTGGTGTTGCCGATGTTCGTCGCCGACGGCATCGACGAGCCGCGGCCGATCGCCTCGATGCCCGGCGTCGTGCAGCACACCCGGGACTCGCTGCGCCGCGCAGCCGCCTCCGCGGTGGCCGCGGGTGTGGGCGGCCTGATGCTGTTCGGGGTGCCGCGCGAGGAGGACAAGGACCCCGGCGGGTCGATCGGGGTGGCACGCGACGGCATCCTCAACGCCGCGCTGCGCGACCTGGCCAAGGATCTGGGTGACGACACGGTGCTGATGGCCGACACCTGCCTCGACGAATTCACCGACCACGGCCACTGCGGCGTGCTGGACGCGACCGGCCGGGTGGACAACGACGCGACCAACGCCAAGTACGTCGAACTGGCGGTGGCCCAAGCGGATTCCGGGGCGCACGTGGTCGCACCGAGCGGCATGATGGACGGGCAGGTCGCCGCGATCCGCGACGGCCTGGACGCGGCGGGCCACACCGACACCGTGATCCTGGCCTACGCCGCCAAGTTCGCGTCCGGCTTCTACGGCCCGTTCCGTGAGGCCGTGGCGTCCAGCCTGAGCGGGGACCGTCGCACCTATCAGCAGCAGCCCGGCAACGCCCGCGAGGCACGCCACGAGGTGCAGCTGGATATCGACGAGGGCGCCGACATCATCATGATCAAACCGGCGATGGGATACCTGGACGTCGTCCGCGCCGCCGCCGACGTGTCGCCCGTTCCCGTTGCGGCCTACCAGGTTTCCGGCGAGTACGCGATGATCAGCGCCGCGGCCGCCAACGGCTGGATCGACCTGCAGACCGTCGCGCTGGAAACGCTGACCGGCATCAGGCGAGCGGGTGCCGACATCGTGCTGACCTACTGGGCGGCCGAGGTCGCCGACTGGCTGGCGTGA
- a CDS encoding pyridoxamine 5'-phosphate oxidase family protein encodes MTSLEQIAPAFVEMAHSIVWASVATVDANGRPRTRILHPIWEWDGTDLFGWIATVPSPVKKAHLAAHPEVSVSYWSPSHDTCSAECLVEWYLDDETRAAVWDKFANASEPVGYDPRIIPMWRDGPTSDQFAVLRLSPYRIRVMAGTVMTQGRGAPLLWAA; translated from the coding sequence GTGACCTCGCTGGAGCAGATCGCGCCCGCGTTCGTCGAGATGGCGCACTCGATCGTGTGGGCATCGGTGGCCACCGTCGACGCCAACGGCCGTCCACGCACCCGGATCCTGCATCCGATCTGGGAGTGGGACGGAACCGACCTGTTCGGCTGGATCGCGACGGTGCCCAGCCCGGTGAAGAAGGCGCATCTGGCCGCCCACCCCGAGGTGTCGGTGAGCTACTGGTCGCCCAGCCACGACACCTGCAGCGCCGAGTGCCTCGTCGAGTGGTACCTCGACGACGAGACGCGCGCCGCCGTCTGGGACAAGTTCGCCAACGCCTCCGAGCCCGTCGGCTACGACCCGCGCATCATCCCGATGTGGCGCGATGGCCCGACATCCGATCAGTTCGCGGTGCTGCGGCTCAGCCCGTACCGGATCCGGGTGATGGCGGGCACCGTGATGACGCAGGGCCGGGGCGCTCCGCTGCTGTGGGCCGCCTGA
- a CDS encoding bifunctional uroporphyrinogen-III C-methyltransferase/uroporphyrinogen-III synthase yields the protein MTGQSSGRGRKPKPGHITFVGSGPGDPGLLTLRARAVLGNAALVFTDPDVPEAVRTLVGSELPPPAGPEPAEKPKDAKEGKDLKDVEVGDDDETSTIPGGPDIRSAVGDPSEVAKALAAEARTGVDVVRLVAGDPLSIDAVITEISALARTHLNFEIVPGLPDTTAVPTYAGLPLGSSHTVADVRGDVDWGALAAAPGPLILKATATHLPDAARTLIEYGLTDTTPAVVTANGTTCQQRSVETTLAGLLDKAVLEKPAGMEPSGPLAGPLIVTIGKTVNHRAKLNWWESRALYGWTVLVPRTKDQAGEMSEKLIGHGATPMEVPTIAVEPPRSPAQMERAVKGLVDGRYQWVVFTSTNAVRAVWEKFKEFGLDARAFSGVKIACVGQATADRVRAFGIEPELVPSGEQSSLGLLEDFPPYDDVFDPVNRVLLPRADIATETLAEGLRERGWEIEDVTAYRTVRAAPPPAHTREMIKTGGFDAVCFTSSSTVRNLVGIAGKPHARTIVACIGPKTAETAAEFGLRVDVQPEVAAVGPLVDALAEHAARLRAEGALPPPRKKSRRR from the coding sequence ATGACAGGCCAGAGTAGCGGGCGAGGTCGCAAGCCGAAGCCGGGCCACATCACGTTCGTCGGCTCAGGCCCGGGAGATCCCGGCCTGCTGACGTTGCGGGCCCGCGCGGTGTTGGGCAACGCCGCCCTGGTGTTCACCGATCCCGACGTGCCAGAAGCGGTCCGGACCCTGGTGGGTTCCGAGTTGCCGCCCCCGGCGGGGCCGGAGCCCGCCGAAAAACCCAAGGACGCCAAGGAAGGCAAGGACCTCAAGGATGTGGAGGTCGGCGACGACGACGAAACCTCGACCATCCCCGGCGGCCCGGACATCCGGTCGGCCGTCGGCGATCCCTCCGAGGTCGCCAAGGCGCTGGCCGCCGAGGCCCGCACGGGTGTCGACGTGGTGCGGCTGGTGGCGGGTGACCCGTTGTCGATCGACGCGGTGATCACCGAGATTTCCGCATTGGCGCGGACGCATCTGAACTTCGAGATCGTGCCGGGCCTGCCCGACACCACGGCGGTGCCCACCTATGCCGGGCTGCCGCTGGGGTCGTCGCACACGGTCGCCGACGTCCGCGGCGACGTCGACTGGGGGGCGCTGGCCGCCGCGCCGGGACCGCTGATCCTGAAGGCGACCGCCACGCATCTGCCCGACGCGGCGCGCACGCTGATCGAGTACGGGCTGACCGACACCACCCCCGCGGTCGTGACCGCCAACGGCACCACGTGCCAGCAGCGTTCGGTGGAAACGACGTTGGCCGGGCTGCTCGACAAGGCGGTGCTGGAGAAGCCCGCGGGTATGGAACCGTCGGGCCCGTTGGCCGGACCGCTGATCGTGACGATCGGCAAGACGGTGAACCACCGCGCGAAGCTGAACTGGTGGGAAAGCCGCGCCCTGTACGGCTGGACGGTACTGGTGCCGCGCACCAAGGACCAGGCCGGCGAGATGAGCGAAAAGCTGATCGGTCACGGCGCGACGCCGATGGAGGTGCCGACGATCGCCGTCGAGCCGCCCCGCAGCCCCGCGCAGATGGAGCGCGCCGTCAAGGGACTTGTCGACGGCCGGTACCAGTGGGTGGTGTTCACCTCCACCAACGCGGTGCGCGCGGTGTGGGAGAAGTTCAAGGAGTTCGGGCTGGACGCGCGCGCCTTCTCCGGGGTGAAGATCGCCTGCGTCGGTCAAGCCACCGCGGACCGGGTGCGTGCCTTCGGTATCGAGCCCGAGTTGGTGCCGTCGGGTGAGCAGTCCTCGCTGGGTCTGCTCGAGGACTTCCCGCCCTACGACGACGTGTTCGACCCGGTGAACCGAGTGTTGTTGCCGCGCGCAGACATTGCGACCGAGACCCTCGCCGAGGGGCTTCGTGAGCGCGGCTGGGAGATCGAGGACGTCACCGCATACCGCACGGTGCGCGCCGCGCCGCCGCCTGCCCACACCCGCGAGATGATCAAGACCGGTGGTTTCGACGCGGTGTGCTTCACGTCGAGCTCGACGGTGCGCAACCTGGTCGGTATCGCGGGTAAGCCGCACGCGCGCACCATCGTCGCGTGCATCGGGCCCAAGACGGCCGAAACCGCAGCCGAATTCGGTCTGCGCGTGGACGTGCAGCCCGAGGTCGCCGCGGTGGGGCCGCTGGTCGACGCGCTGGCCGAGCACGCGGCACGGCTGCGGGCCGAGGGCGCGTTGCCGCCGCCGCGCAAGAAGAGCCGTCGGCGGTAG
- a CDS encoding glutamyl-tRNA reductase, with product MSVLLFGVSHRSAPVSVLEQLSTDEAEQAKIVDQVLQSPLVTEAMVLSTCNRVEVYAVVEAFHGGLSVIGQVLSEHSGMSLSDLTRYAYVRYAEAAVEHLFAVASGLDSAVIGEQQVLGQVRRAYAAAEANRTVGRTLHELSQRALSVGKRVHTETGIDAAGTSVVSVALGIAETKLDSLAGRTAVVIGAGSMGSLSTKQLIRAGIESVHVVNRSVTRARRLAQHVRAQGVAAEAYPLDHMAGVLGEAHVVVSCTGAVRPVVSLADAHRGLAGRSEREHLVICDLGMPRDVDPAIAGLPGVYVVDMERIQREPSARAAASDAEAARGIVAAEVANYLAGQRMSEVTPTVTALRQRAADVVEAELLRLDNRLPGLDAAHRAEVAKTVRRVVDKLLHAPTVRVKQLASAPGGDSYAEALRELFELDQQAVDAVAAGELPLMATEIDQPE from the coding sequence GTGAGCGTGTTGCTTTTTGGTGTTTCGCACCGCAGCGCGCCGGTGTCGGTCCTCGAGCAACTGAGCACCGACGAGGCTGAACAGGCAAAGATCGTCGACCAGGTGCTGCAATCCCCCCTGGTGACCGAGGCCATGGTGCTGTCCACCTGCAACCGGGTCGAGGTCTACGCCGTCGTCGAGGCGTTCCACGGCGGCCTTTCGGTGATCGGGCAGGTGCTCTCCGAACACTCCGGCATGTCGCTGAGCGACCTGACCAGATACGCCTACGTGCGGTACGCGGAGGCCGCGGTCGAGCATCTGTTCGCGGTGGCCAGCGGGCTGGATTCGGCGGTGATCGGCGAACAGCAGGTACTCGGGCAGGTCCGCCGCGCCTACGCCGCCGCCGAGGCCAACAGGACCGTCGGGCGCACCCTGCACGAGCTGTCCCAGCGCGCGTTGTCGGTGGGCAAGCGGGTGCACACCGAGACGGGTATCGACGCCGCGGGCACGTCGGTGGTGTCGGTGGCGCTGGGCATCGCCGAAACCAAGCTGGACTCGCTGGCCGGGCGCACCGCGGTGGTGATCGGCGCCGGCTCGATGGGCTCGTTGTCGACCAAGCAGCTCATCCGCGCCGGTATCGAGAGCGTGCACGTGGTGAACCGGTCGGTGACCAGGGCCCGGCGCCTCGCCCAGCACGTCCGTGCCCAGGGCGTGGCCGCCGAGGCCTATCCGCTCGATCACATGGCGGGCGTGCTCGGCGAGGCCCACGTCGTGGTGTCGTGCACCGGCGCGGTGCGGCCGGTGGTCTCGCTGGCCGACGCGCATCGCGGCCTGGCCGGGCGCTCCGAGCGCGAACACCTGGTGATCTGCGACCTCGGTATGCCCCGCGACGTCGACCCGGCGATCGCCGGTCTGCCCGGCGTTTACGTCGTCGACATGGAGCGCATCCAGCGCGAACCCTCGGCCCGCGCCGCGGCCTCCGACGCCGAGGCCGCCCGCGGCATCGTCGCCGCCGAGGTTGCCAACTACCTGGCCGGGCAGCGCATGTCCGAGGTCACCCCGACCGTCACCGCGCTGCGGCAGCGCGCCGCCGACGTCGTCGAAGCCGAGTTGCTGAGGCTGGACAACCGGCTGCCGGGCCTGGACGCCGCGCACCGCGCCGAGGTCGCCAAGACCGTGCGCCGGGTGGTCGACAAGCTGCTGCACGCCCCGACCGTGCGCGTCAAGCAACTGGCCAGCGCGCCGGGCGGCGACAGCTACGCCGAGGCACTGCGCGAGCTCTTCGAACTCGACCAGCAGGCCGTCGATGCCGTCGCCGCTGGTGAATTGCCTTTGATGGCAACCGAAATCGACCAACCCGAGTAA